From one Planktothrix agardhii NIES-204 genomic stretch:
- the hemH gene encoding ferrochelatase, with product MGRVGVLLLNLGGPEQLQDVRPFLYNLFSDPEIIRLPFAWMQKPLAWMISTLRYQKSQENYKAIGGGSPLRRITEEQAIALQGSLQEKGHDIRVYVGMRYWNPFTEEAVAKIKRDQIEELVILPLYPQFSISTSGSSFRVLEKLWEQDPSLQKVDYTVIPSWYNRPGYLQAMTELIEQEIEHCDHPEQVQIFFSAHGVPVSYVEEAGDPYRDEIEGCTAAIMQTLNRPNPHVLAYQSRVGPVEWLKPYTDEVILELAKEGVKELVVVPISFVSEHIETLEEIDMEYRELAEEAGIEKFNRVPALNTHPVFINDLAEMVIEALNAPNIKFSDVAHPGKKTKMYPQESWEWGLTTTAEVWNGRLAMLGMIGILIEIMTGQGPLHFIGLL from the coding sequence ATGGGACGAGTCGGAGTCTTACTGCTAAATCTGGGCGGGCCAGAGCAACTGCAAGATGTTCGCCCCTTTTTGTATAATCTATTTTCAGACCCAGAAATTATCCGTTTGCCCTTTGCTTGGATGCAAAAACCTTTGGCTTGGATGATTTCAACTTTGCGCTATCAGAAGTCCCAGGAAAATTATAAGGCGATCGGGGGCGGTTCTCCCCTGCGGCGAATTACGGAAGAACAAGCCATTGCTTTACAAGGGTCTTTACAGGAAAAAGGTCACGATATCCGGGTGTATGTGGGGATGCGCTATTGGAACCCATTTACTGAAGAAGCAGTGGCCAAAATCAAACGGGATCAAATCGAAGAATTAGTTATTTTACCTTTATATCCGCAATTTTCAATTAGTACCAGTGGTTCTAGTTTTCGAGTTTTAGAAAAACTTTGGGAACAAGATCCCAGTTTACAAAAAGTTGATTATACAGTAATTCCTTCTTGGTATAATCGTCCGGGTTATCTACAAGCAATGACGGAATTAATTGAGCAGGAAATTGAACATTGTGATCATCCTGAACAGGTGCAAATTTTCTTTAGTGCCCACGGTGTTCCGGTTAGTTATGTCGAAGAAGCTGGAGATCCCTATCGGGATGAAATTGAAGGCTGTACGGCGGCAATTATGCAGACCTTAAACCGTCCTAACCCCCATGTTCTCGCCTATCAAAGTCGAGTTGGCCCCGTGGAATGGTTGAAACCTTATACGGATGAAGTTATTCTTGAATTAGCCAAAGAAGGCGTTAAAGAATTAGTCGTGGTTCCGATTAGTTTTGTATCTGAACATATCGAAACTTTAGAAGAAATTGATATGGAATATCGAGAACTGGCTGAAGAAGCTGGGATTGAAAAATTCAATCGAGTTCCGGCATTAAATACCCATCCGGTGTTTATTAATGATTTAGCAGAAATGGTTATAGAAGCCTTAAATGCTCCTAATATTAAGTTCTCCGATGTCGCACACCCCGGCAAAAAAACCAAGATGTATCCTCAAGAAAGTTGGGAATGGGGACTCACCACCACCGCCGAAGTTTGGAATGGTCGGTTAGCCATGTTAGGAATGATCGGCATATTAATAGAAATTATGACCGGACAAGGCCCCTTACATTTCATTGGGTTGCTGTAA